Proteins co-encoded in one Dreissena polymorpha isolate Duluth1 chromosome 12, UMN_Dpol_1.0, whole genome shotgun sequence genomic window:
- the LOC127852658 gene encoding retinoic acid receptor gamma-like: HSPPCQVCEGVSSGIHFGCYTCEACKNFFRRCLKRKREENIGLKKSRDIFTCPANKKCDTTHGTAKNNCSACRFDKCLNLGMATEKVKKGRISYAQRTETIKQVRMLEGKEVIVSPNEASTRATAGTDKNSTVSTALDMCEAMLSRNISKLQDQCENVRVSADLVESLVQNMDKMKIMGEEMSIAEVREARIKEHYENYMTKVAMFGSMSGVSKDEYHNLLKNYDIDLDDQWKVFKDFALNLESVIGRYCRFAKQLPNFAKLSLNDQVSLLKHTHCDFFILMLHKGYKPEYNIFLELNGLIYHVEEASDRLLSRNSVSLMVQMFDRLQKLNLTDGETALVGAIITMSSDQCELENSTLVESTQLDLCNLLRQNMKDLYGERNGSIRFAKIVDRLTTLREVSVQYYKDYRSICEDKLVQKETPLFDILLPDNDV; encoded by the coding sequence CATTCCCCCCCGTGCCAGGTTTGCGAAGGGGTGTCTTCAGGAATACATTTTGGTTGTTATACATGCGAGGCGTGTAAGAACTTTTTCCGAAGATGTTTGAAAAGAAAACGCGAGGAAAACATAGGATTGAAAAAGTCGAGGGATATTTTCACGTGTCCTGCAAACAAAAAATGCGACACAACGCATGGAACTGCCAAAAATAATTGCTCTGCTTGCCGCTTCGACAAATGCCTAAACTTAGGTATGGCGACTGAAAAAGTTAAAAAGGGACGAATATCTTATGCCCAAAGAACTGAGACAATTAAACAGGTGCGAATGCTTGAGGGAAAAGAGGTGATTGTCTCGCCGAATGAAGCTTCCACTAGGGCTACAGCTGGTACTGATAAGAATTCTACAGTTTCTACCGCTTTAGATATGTGTGAGGCAATGCTTTCGAGAAATATAAGCAAATTACAAGACCAGTGTGAAAATGTACGTGTGTCAGCAGACCTTGTGGAAAGCCTGGTTCAGAATAtggataaaatgaaaattatgggAGAGGAAATGTCGATAGCAGAAGTACGGGAGGCGAGAATTAAAGAACATTACGAAAACTACATGACAAAAGTAGCTATGTTTGGATCTATGAGTGGTGTGTCAAAAGACGAATATCACAACCTTCTGAAAAACTACGATATTGACCTAGATGATCAATGGAAGGTGTTCAAGGATTTCGCTCTTAATTTGGAGTCAGTTATTGGCCGTTATTGCAGATTCGCCAAACAACTTCCAAATTTCGCTAAACTGTCTTTAAATGATCAAGTATCTCTTCTGAAGCACACGCATTGTGACTTTTTCATATTGATGCTACACAAGGGCTACAAGCCGGAATACAACATCTTCCTGGAACTAAATGGGCTGATTTACCACGTGGAGGAGGCATCGGACCGACTCCTGTCCAGAAACTCCGTGTCTCTTATGGTGCAGATGTTTGACCGGCTTCAAAAACTCAACCTTACGGACGGAGAAACGGCCTTAGTTGGAGCTATCATAACAATGTCGTCGGACCAGTGTGAGCTGGAAAATTCAACGTTAGTAGAAAGCACTCAGTTGGACTTGTGTAATTTATTAAGGCAAAACATGAAAGATTTGTATGGTGAACGAAATGGTTCAATCCGTTTCGCGAAAATTGTTGACCGCTTGACGACTTTGCGCGAGGTGTCAGTGCAGTATTACAAAGACTACAGGAGTATTTGTGAGGACAAACTAGTTCAAAAAGAAACCCCATTGTTTGATATTCTACTTCCTGACAACGACGTTTAA